The following are encoded together in the Planctomycetota bacterium genome:
- a CDS encoding thioredoxin domain-containing protein, producing MKPTSPSKAHGPKGEPNLLAGETSPYLLQHAFNPVPWHPWSEAAIAEARQRDVPLLVSTGYSTCYWCHVMERECFEDEEIARLMGKHFVCVKVDREQRPDLDALWMTACQVFTSITEGHASGGWPLHVFLEPKSLRPFFAGTYFPPRPMHGRSSFPELLGKISGAWFSMRSDIEAQAAELSRLVESQLKLRAQRRPLDDALQASTAQALLSYHDSINGGFGGAPKFPQPSLSLFLQTVGGDRADAALARTLDGMALGGVRDQLDGGFHRYAVDATWTVPHFEKMLYDQGQLLQLYARQAGRSGDPFLAQVTRELAEFLIGVMQTKSGGFMAAIDAEVDGREGLNYIWSRQEIQRTLELAGLKSEVALAVDAFAMEGSPNFRDPHHPEDEPKFVLQLRARPEKLAKELKVDLDQWSSRFDTLRKALLAERSRRPSPRQDATLIASWNGLAIEGLAEAGRLMKEPRWVEAATRAADDVMKQLAPTDGLVHRSVKDGKLSGPGYLEDYACLAAGLLALSQATKNPRWLERASEIVDAAWTKFWNSELGWVEALADESGRIASISAIDDGATPSGAGVITQCLVALAKLTGNTKWAERAWTTLDRASGDIAEKPTSAVRSLIAAGELGAILPGRVPGGSAKSPVNISLVPLNHSFDQFALRLDIDRGHHVLSDFDISARDQGVNLECRYPTAIRCTDGSLGYEGQVEVAVVVTRPRPTPRPLRLSVRLQVCTDRECLASEERLVEG from the coding sequence ATGAAGCCGACTTCGCCATCGAAGGCGCATGGGCCCAAAGGCGAGCCGAATCTTCTGGCCGGCGAGACGAGTCCCTATCTGCTGCAGCACGCCTTCAATCCGGTGCCTTGGCACCCCTGGTCGGAGGCGGCGATCGCGGAAGCGCGTCAGCGCGACGTGCCGCTGCTGGTGAGCACCGGCTACAGCACCTGCTATTGGTGCCATGTGATGGAGCGCGAGTGCTTCGAGGATGAGGAGATCGCGCGCCTGATGGGGAAGCACTTCGTCTGCGTGAAGGTGGACCGCGAGCAGCGGCCTGACCTGGATGCCTTGTGGATGACCGCATGCCAGGTCTTCACCTCGATCACCGAGGGGCATGCGAGCGGGGGATGGCCGCTGCACGTTTTCCTGGAGCCGAAGTCGTTGCGGCCATTCTTCGCCGGCACCTACTTCCCGCCGCGGCCGATGCATGGGCGGAGCAGCTTTCCCGAATTGCTGGGGAAAATATCTGGCGCATGGTTCAGCATGCGGAGCGACATCGAGGCTCAGGCCGCTGAGCTATCGCGGCTGGTGGAATCGCAACTGAAGCTGAGGGCGCAGCGACGACCGCTGGACGATGCGCTGCAAGCAAGCACGGCGCAGGCCCTGCTTTCCTATCACGACTCGATCAATGGCGGATTTGGCGGAGCGCCAAAGTTTCCGCAACCATCGCTTTCGCTCTTCCTGCAGACAGTGGGAGGCGATCGCGCCGATGCGGCCTTGGCCCGCACGCTCGACGGCATGGCTCTTGGCGGCGTGCGCGACCAACTCGACGGGGGCTTCCATCGTTATGCCGTCGACGCCACGTGGACCGTGCCGCACTTTGAGAAGATGCTCTACGACCAGGGGCAATTGCTGCAGCTCTATGCGCGGCAGGCCGGCCGCAGCGGCGATCCATTCCTCGCGCAAGTCACGCGCGAGCTGGCGGAGTTTCTGATCGGTGTGATGCAGACCAAGAGCGGGGGCTTCATGGCGGCGATCGACGCCGAGGTCGATGGCCGCGAGGGGCTCAATTACATCTGGAGCAGGCAGGAGATCCAGCGCACGCTTGAGCTCGCCGGATTGAAGAGCGAAGTGGCGCTGGCCGTCGACGCCTTCGCGATGGAGGGCTCGCCAAACTTCCGAGATCCGCACCATCCGGAGGACGAGCCGAAATTCGTGTTGCAATTGCGGGCGCGGCCGGAGAAGTTGGCAAAGGAACTGAAGGTGGATTTGGATCAGTGGTCTTCGCGATTCGACACCTTGCGTAAGGCACTTCTTGCCGAGCGATCGCGCCGTCCATCGCCGCGTCAGGACGCCACGCTGATCGCCTCGTGGAATGGCCTGGCCATCGAGGGCTTGGCCGAAGCGGGGCGATTGATGAAGGAGCCGCGCTGGGTCGAAGCGGCAACGCGTGCGGCGGACGATGTGATGAAGCAACTTGCTCCCACGGACGGTCTTGTGCATCGTTCGGTGAAGGATGGCAAACTCAGCGGCCCCGGCTACCTCGAGGATTACGCCTGCCTCGCCGCCGGATTGCTGGCGCTCTCGCAGGCCACGAAGAATCCGCGCTGGCTTGAGCGTGCAAGCGAGATCGTGGATGCCGCGTGGACAAAGTTCTGGAATTCCGAACTCGGATGGGTCGAGGCTCTGGCCGACGAGAGCGGTCGTATCGCCTCGATCAGCGCGATCGACGACGGAGCGACTCCATCGGGCGCCGGTGTAATCACCCAATGTCTGGTCGCGCTGGCGAAGTTGACGGGGAACACCAAGTGGGCTGAGCGCGCCTGGACCACTCTTGATCGCGCCAGCGGCGACATCGCCGAGAAGCCGACTTCCGCGGTGCGATCGCTGATCGCGGCGGGGGAACTCGGCGCGATTCTGCCGGGGCGTGTTCCCGGCGGATCGGCGAAGTCGCCGGTGAACATCTCTCTGGTACCGCTGAATCATTCCTTCGATCAGTTCGCGCTGCGTCTGGACATCGACCGCGGCCATCATGTCTTGAGCGACTTCGACATCTCCGCTCGCGACCAAGGCGTGAACCTGGAGTGCCGCTATCCAACCGCGATTCGCTGCACCGACGGCTCGCTCGGCTACGAGGGCCAAGTGGAAGTCGCCGTTGTCGTGACGCGGCCGCGCCCCACGCCGCGGCCGTTGCGCCTGAGCGTGCGCCTGCAAGTCTGCACCGACCGCGAATGTCTGGCGTCCGAGGAGCGCCTGGTCGAGGGCTGA
- the pheA gene encoding prephenate dehydratase translates to MSNSKPESSPRPPETPLQGLRERIDSLDDQLLKLLQERARIVIEVGNAKRAEGVAIYSPHREKEVLDRLLARRDGPLPPRTIEAIWRELMSGSFGLELPLRVGFLGPKGTFSHIATLRHFGSSVELAELESIESVFEEVERGRCHHGLVPYENAIGGGIVETLDAFQDHEVRICAEAMVLVNQCLLSVGSPAEVKRICSRGEVFAQCRKWIAQRFPGAKLVPVASTAAAAMEAANDPSTAAIGSSMAGQMFGLNALFEGIEDHHNNITRFLVLGRESAKPTGEDRTTIMFATANRPGALVDVLDSFRKHGVNLSHIDKRPSGQENWTYTFFIDADAHESDAALQAALATAKPSVSTMRVLGSYPRATRTL, encoded by the coding sequence ATGAGCAATTCCAAGCCTGAATCAAGCCCGCGGCCGCCGGAAACGCCGCTGCAGGGATTGCGCGAGCGAATCGACTCCCTGGACGACCAGCTTCTGAAGCTGCTGCAGGAGCGGGCCCGGATCGTGATCGAGGTGGGCAACGCCAAGCGCGCCGAGGGCGTGGCGATCTACTCGCCGCACCGCGAGAAGGAAGTGCTGGACCGCCTGCTGGCGCGGCGCGACGGGCCGCTGCCGCCGCGCACCATCGAGGCGATCTGGCGCGAGTTGATGAGCGGCTCGTTCGGCCTGGAGCTGCCGCTGCGCGTCGGATTCCTCGGACCCAAGGGCACCTTCAGCCACATCGCCACTCTGCGGCATTTCGGTTCCAGCGTGGAGCTGGCGGAATTGGAAAGCATTGAAAGCGTCTTCGAGGAGGTCGAGCGCGGCCGCTGCCACCACGGGCTGGTGCCCTATGAAAATGCGATCGGCGGCGGCATTGTGGAGACGCTCGACGCTTTTCAGGATCACGAGGTGCGCATCTGCGCCGAGGCGATGGTGCTGGTGAATCAGTGCCTGCTTTCGGTGGGCTCGCCTGCGGAGGTCAAGCGAATCTGCTCGCGCGGCGAGGTCTTCGCGCAGTGCCGCAAGTGGATCGCCCAGCGATTTCCCGGCGCGAAGCTGGTGCCCGTGGCCAGCACCGCCGCGGCCGCCATGGAGGCCGCCAACGATCCATCGACCGCGGCGATCGGCTCATCGATGGCGGGGCAGATGTTCGGATTGAACGCGCTCTTCGAGGGGATCGAGGACCATCACAACAACATCACGCGCTTCCTGGTGCTGGGCCGCGAAAGCGCCAAGCCCACCGGCGAGGATCGCACCACGATCATGTTCGCCACCGCCAATCGCCCCGGCGCCCTGGTGGATGTGCTGGATTCCTTCCGCAAGCATGGCGTGAACCTGAGCCACATCGACAAGCGGCCCAGCGGACAGGAGAACTGGACCTACACCTTCTTCATCGACGCCGACGCGCATGAGAGCGATGCGGCGCTGCAGGCGGCCTTGGCCACCGCGAAGCCTTCGGTGTCGACGATGCGCGTGCTGGGCAGCTATCCCCGGGCGACGCGAACGCTCTGA